The DNA window CACTGAATTATTTTATCATAATGGTGTTACATCcactcaccctctcctctctctctccgtatCTCTTTGTACTTTATTAATGTTAGGCATGTGCTGTATTCTGAACAGAGCAGAGAAATAAAAGTCCTGTGAGAAAAAGAACAATTTCCGGTCATCCATTAATAGACACAACGCAGAGTTCATCACACCAAGAAGAGACCGGTTACATGTGTATTAGCCattactgttttattttctccccCTCTTGGGTTATTTTTGCAGGGTGGCTGTGGGGTCTCAcagctacaacacacacacaacacacaaaccacacacacacacagtcagtgtaATGTAATAAAGAGTTGAGAGAGCTAGTGTGGGCGAATAGATGATAAGAGCATAAAACCCTTAAACCCACTGACAGACCTGCTCTcagctctctgtgtttctgacaGGGTGAGTCACCCTGAGAGAGTGAGGGGGGAGACAGGTCATAGGTCAAAGGTTAAGAGGTCGGTGAGAGTGGTGAAGATCAGGAGACAGTTTAAAGAGCCTGTTGATTTTCCTTCTCATTGGATGAACTGcactgtttttctgtttggtcgtttctgtcagtttattattttgacttATGTAACCCAGGTTACAAGAAACATGATTAGAACATAAATAAGTGAATAAATAGttgaataaatattattaaaagtTACCTGAGTTAAGTTTATATTAGTTATAAAAAAATCCATGATTTAAtctgattaaaatgtttaacagattaaaataaatatcaaaagtaataCAATAGTTCTGCATATTATTAGTTTTGAAAGTTATATAAAGTGCACTGTTACTTTAAGAGAGCACAGTTGCAAGAGCCAAtcagaaacgcacacacacacacacacgcacacacacacacacacacacacagtcacacccagAGTCacgtgatttccagtaactgccgagaggaagtgaaagtgttcagactggttctaacttcaagcagcagacggaggagacgttgaggctggtgagtgttcagcaacatttatattattcatttattttaatttcactgtcacagactctgggtcagttttctactcgtggactttagagagaagacgattcaggatgaacttctgtcagtaaatcaacagtttgactcaacgctgtgattggctgagtccaacacattaaacctatacaactgtctcaggttaccgtgacaacagggaAATAGTGTAGGAGGGTTGACTTTGTTATATTctaagaaacactgagtttacgtacctggcttcattgtgtgtgtttgagctctcAGTGTGTTTCACttgatcccagagacagatgtgaacagcaggtctggatcaaagagccttcaaaccctaaccctaaccctaattaacagagttaactcacagtttcagtttttatcttaatctgttcatcaagtgtttaataacacaaaatgttttcacaatcatacgatacagtcacctgagtgtgtgtgtgtgtgtccttgcttggtatttttgggtgtgtttcttgaacagactggtttgtcctgattcctgtgagctcagtgtttctcctctcagactggagagagagagagagagagagagagagagagagagagagagagagagagagagagagagagagagagagagagagagagagagagagagagagagagagagagagagagagagagagagagagagagagagagagagagagagagagagagagagacggtgtgtttcttcctctgacctgctgtaGCTGTGTTTGATTCAGTTTATGAGACACACgtttaaacctgctacacaacacgaAACGTGCACAGACAGGACAtcagtgttaaagtgtgtgaggagggacaaacacacttgaacacacacacacactcacaaccagAGTTGTGTGATCTCCAGTAACTgccgagcggaggaggaggagccagtgaaagtgttcagactggttctaacttcaagcagcagacggaggaggcGTGAAGTCTGaagctggtgagtgttcagctacatttatattattcattcatattattttactgtcactgactctgggtcagttttctactcgtggactttagagaaaagaagattcaggatgaacttctgtcagtaaatcaacagtttgactcaacgctgtgattggctgagtccaacacattaaacctacaactgtctcaggttacgtgacaacagggaaatagtgtaggagggttgactctgttatatttgaataaacactgagtttacttcctggcttcattgtgtgtgtttgtgctcacagtgtttttcctctcagactgaagatgagtggttatgaggaggaagaggacagagccgagtctccagggttcagctgtgtgtctctgaagagtgaccatTCCATGTAtcctcctccactcttcagtaaagaacctggaccctcacacacaaagtaagagacctgctacaaacatgtgaacctccaaactgaatcctcagagaatgaaccagtgaatgatgtgttctgaataaaaacctgtttgtgtttgcagaggtcaggaccagagactgagagcagagtctccagggtccagctgtctgtctctgaagagtaaCCATTCCATGTAtcctcctccactcttcagtaatgaacctggaccctcacacacaaagtaagagacctgctacaaacatgtgaacctccaaactgaatcctcagagaatgaaccagtgaatgatgtgttctgaataaaaacatgtttgtgtttgcagaggtcaggaccacagactgagagcagagtctccagggtccagctgtctgtctctgaagagtaaCCATTCCATGTAtcctcctccactcttcagtaatgaacctggaccttcacacacagagtaagagactgtttctcctgggacctgctctgaagaggatctagtttcctctagtgtggcccctgcattaggacacagcttcattgaagttggtttCTAATCTCgttcagaatcactcaaagagctcagacctccaccaagaaccaacacgctccttatgaaaccactttgaaatccactagagactcattctgatttggatctgcactaaattccacacactggtaaacatcagtcctctgaatatgccccccccccccatctggtacacagaccacaaccttccaccaggtttagtggtaatctgtgtttttttataatcccactaacgaaccaaccaacacacaaacatactgggtgacaACAAAACCGCTTGACAGAAGTGATGataacctgtgactgtgacatgtgagttatcaggacatgtcttcacaggaagaggaagaggagtcatgtttctgaggaggagcagtcgtcctgctgtgcttcgtgtcaggacgtcctgaaggatccagtctccaccagctgtggacactggttctgcagacagtgcatcacctcatactgggaccagtctggttcttcaggagactcctcctgtccccagtgtggaaaaagatctagaacaggagctggaggtcagacagccggtcagagcagcactgtacatgtgtctgctgatgtcttcacttctgacatcagcacaagtggttttattttgttccttcatacagcatcaacatttaacattgttagaaaagcacaaagttaaaaagcttttattttctgtagtttttctgtatctgatgaaaacaatcagcagattctcagattctctgtctctgacattgtttcttgtctttcagcagatcgtggtctgcaggaggtttcagatgaacatcagctcagcctgaggaggagatgtgaacatgtgactgaaggaagtgatgcaacaggaagtagaaccctcctcaacaggatctacactgagctctacatcacagagggacagagtgaagaggttaatactcaacatgaggtgaggcagcttgagacggcttccaagatgaagatcctccacgacactcccatcaggtgccacgacatctttaaagcctccactgaccagcagagacgcatcagagtcgtcctgaccaacggcgtcgctggcgttggaaaaaccttctcggtgcagaagttcactctggactgggcagagggtttagagaaccaggatgtgggtctgctgactgtgctttcgttcagggagctgaacctggtgaaggaccagcagcacagtctcctcacgctgctccgtgttttccatccagcgttacagaagctcacggcagagacgctcgctgtctgtaaacctttgttcatctttgacggcctggatgaaagcagaccttctctggacttcaaccacagggagcttgtgtctgaggtcacacagaggtcatcagtcaacgtgctgctgacaaacctcatccgagggaatctgcttccctcagctctcgtctggataacctccagacctgcggcggccaatcagatccctcctgcatgtgttgacagggtcacagaagtacgaggcttcactgacgcccagaaggaggaatacttcaggaggagattcagtgatgaagagctgtgcagcagaatcatctcacacatcaagacgtccaggagcctccacatcatgtgtcaaatcccagtcttctgctggattagtgctacagttctggagcacatgttgaccacagagcagagaggagagctgcccaagaccctgactgacctgtactcacacttcctgctggttcagacaaagaggaagaacaacaagtacggtaaGAAGagggctgacagggacgttctcctgaagctggggaggctggcacttaaacatctggaggaaggaaacatcatgttctaccaagaagacctggagaggtgtggtcttaatgtcacagaggcctcggtgtactcaggagtttgtactgagatcttcagaagagagagtgtgatcttccagaaatcagtctactgctttgttcatctgagcgttcaggagttcctggctgcagtctacatgttccactgttacacccagagtaacacagaagaactcaacaacttcttgggaacatatgggaacacagacagtaccttctccctggatgacctcctgaagagaaccatgaagaaatccctcaccagtacaaatggtcatctggacctgtttgttcgcttccttcacggcctcagtctggagtccaaccagagagtcttaggagacatgctgggtcggacagggaacaatccaaagatcatccagagagtcatcaacaacctgaaggagatggagagtgaagacatttctcctgacagaagcatcaacatcttccactgtctgactgagatgaacgaccactcagttcatcagcagatgaaacagttcctgacgtcagagaacagatcagaggaggttctctctgagatccactgctcagctctggcctacatgctgcagatgtcagaggaggttctggatgagttggacctggagaagttcatcacatcagaccagggtcgaaggagactgatcccagctgtgaggaactgcaggaaggctcggtgagtccagacatgatcaataacatgttcaatcagtggagatgagtcgttcttcaaatacactctgtgcgtgtgtgtgtgtgtgtgtgtgagagatatcACCgtaccaaccagtgcagtgtccgtctctCCAGGTTCTGGTGGACTTCACAATAATATgagacctttgacccctgaaatcttgtcagtttctctttgaggcaaaatgtgaagaaatcccctgaagacagacttgagatatcatgttcaagaggccatgaacatgttttgtaacctttgacctctgaccatctgaatctaatgagttcctctgttagtctgaatgaacgcttgaaccaaatctgtaaggattctcttgaggagttttaacaaagaggggatttaccagggtgagggtcacatgatcatgttttgtatgaatgttgtgttttctgatttaattctcacagatttgatattttcttaattaCAGACTCGTTGGTTGgggactctcagagactcactgggaagtcgtggcctcagctctgaggtcagacccctcacatctgagagaactggatctgagtaagaACACCCtgaaggattcaggagtgaagctgctgtgttctggactggagagtccaaactgtcgactggagactctgaggtccttaaatccttcttcacttttcagactttctttcttattgggtcattatttatttaacttgtctcagttctgctctgctcactgtccctcagtcatctgtccctcacccagcctgtcagtcacgtccacctcatcaactccattcacctgcactcacctgctcctgatcactgagaaagtgtcagtaaataacatgtggactgaggccgagcactcgtcctcctcagcttttcaaaataagacacattcttatagAAACACGtgggacagttgataagtatagaaacaaacaggaagtgacatcaggagccgtccctactttaaacagtgtttaattacacaaacctgctcagtgaccaacacacagagaagaagctgatgaatgaaacaatggtccaacatgtctgatgtgatatttatcttcaggtcacagactggactgaggtcagcagcatgttgagagtctgtgttgacatgatgatgatccacaacaacaggaggacacattctaatatccATATTTCTTCATCCAGGTTGTGGGACTGcagtctgacagagatcagctgttcttctctggcttcagctctgaggtcaaacccctctcatctgagagaactggatctgagtgacaacaacctgcagaactcaggagtgaaggagctgtgtggttttctacagagtccaacctgtcgactggagactctggggtcagttcactgactgacttttatAGATCTCAtgtctataaaacagcatttatacagaatttatctcatttaattataatttaacataattcgtCTTCGTACATAACTTGAAGCCATTCAtcaattaatctgtgacattttaaatattcatctacttgttaaaacactgagtttagttctggatttcctaaactgatctgcaggacagagaccgggtccaaataatctatttttactgaatcaggactcgtttttagtccaacttgtctgatttcatatttatcttccatgttatgagtctgtgctgacatgaatatgtgtctgttctTTTAACACATGAAGTCAGtataatttacagttaagttttattctttatccaggttggatcGCTGCAgcctgtcagagatcagctgttcttctctggcttcagctctgaggtcaaacccctctcatctgagaaaactggatctgagtgacaacaagctgcaggactcaggagtgaaggagctgtgtggttttctacagagtccaacctgtcgactggagactctgaggtcagttcactgactgacttttgtagatctcatatctataaaacagcatttatacacaattgatctaatttaataattatttaacataattcctcttcatacataacttgaatccattaattaattaatatgtaacattttaaatattcagctacttgttaaaacactgagtttagttctggatttcccaaactgatctgcaggacagagaccgggtccaaataatctatttgtactgaatcaggacttgtttttagtccaacatgtctgatttcatatttatcttccatgttatgagtctgtgagacatgaatatgtgtctgttattttaaCACATGAAGTCAGtataatttacagttaagttttattctttatccaggttggatcGCTGCAgcctgtcagagatcagctgttcttctctggcttcagctctgaggtcaaacccctctcatctgagagaactggatctgagtgacaacaagctgcaggactcaggagtgaaggagctgtgtggttttctacagagtccaacctgtcgactggagactctggggtcagttcactgactgacttttgtagatctcatatctataaaatagcatttatacacaactgatctcatttaataataatttaacataattcatcttcatacataacttgaatccattcattaattaatatatgacattttaaatattccgctacttgttaaaacactgagt is part of the Limanda limanda chromosome 9, fLimLim1.1, whole genome shotgun sequence genome and encodes:
- the LOC133010501 gene encoding NLR family CARD domain-containing protein 3-like, producing the protein MSGYEEEEDRAESPGFSCVSLKSDHSMYPPPLFSKEPGPSHTKGQDQRLRAESPGSSCLSLKSNHSMYPPPLFSNEPGPSHTKGQDHRLRAESPGSSCLSLKSNHSMYPPPLFSNEPGPSHTEKRKRSHVSEEEQSSCCASCQDVLKDPVSTSCGHWFCRQCITSYWDQSGSSGDSSCPQCGKRSRTGAGADRGLQEVSDEHQLSLRRRCEHVTEGSDATGSRTLLNRIYTELYITEGQSEEVNTQHEVRQLETASKMKILHDTPIRCHDIFKASTDQQRRIRVVLTNGVAGVGKTFSVQKFTLDWAEGLENQDVGLLTVLSFRELNLVKDQQHSLLTLLRVFHPALQKLTAETLAVCKPLFIFDGLDESRPSLDFNHRELVSEVTQRSSVNVLLTNLIRGNLLPSALVWITSRPAAANQIPPACVDRVTEVRGFTDAQKEEYFRRRFSDEELCSRIISHIKTSRSLHIMCQIPVFCWISATVLEHMLTTEQRGELPKTLTDLYSHFLLVQTKRKNNKYGKKRADRDVLLKLGRLALKHLEEGNIMFYQEDLERCGLNVTEASVYSGVCTEIFRRESVIFQKSVYCFVHLSVQEFLAI